TGGAGAATCATCCAGTTTGTTCGAAGCAATATGCTTTTCTGCGGGATTGCCACGTTTTTACTATAGTTAGTGTTGTAACATCATTACTGCAAGACACCAAATCGGGAGCACAGCCACAACGAGCGTGCACACCTCGGTGCGCTGCAAACAAAGAATTGCTGGAAGAGGAGAAGCGAATGTCGATTGAGCGCATGAAGCCTTTGATACTTGCTGGGGTCGCTGGCGTTTTCAGCACCATTGTTTTGATGTCCGGTGTCTTGACGTCTGGCGCACAAGCCCAGGAAGCGCCCAAGAAAGCCGCTCCGGCCCAAGCCCAAACTCAGAAGCAGGAAAAGCCCGTCGAGGAAACCAAACCGTCTGAGCAGACCCAGGATGCCAGTGACGGCATAACGGTTCCTGATTACCGTGATGACCGCTCGACCCCTCAGGCGCTGATGGAATCCTATTACAATGCGATCAATCGCAAGGAATATTCTCGCGCTTACAGCTATTATTCGGAAGAGGGGCGGGAGCCTGATTTCAAGACATTTGCCAAAGGTTACGAAGGCACAAAAAGCGTAAAGGTCGCGGTTCGGAAGATTGATCCCGATCCGGGGGCGGGGCAGATTTACTGGAGCCTTCCGATAGCAATCGAATCTGAGGGTGACGATGGCAAAAAGGAAGTATTTACGGGCTGTTATACGATCCGTCTCACCAATCCTGGTATGCAGGAAGAGCCACCTTACAAGCCGATGCAGATCATGACGGGCTCGTTGACGAAATCGCCGTTGGCCATCGAAAAGAGCGTGCCGGAAAACTGCGAGGCCCCGTAACGAAAATTCACGCTTGACCTTGCCACGATGGGAAGCTGCACAGTGGTGTCAGTTAAAGCATTTAAATCAAAAGTGTGAAGCGATTTTCCTCTGAGGTAGATGCTTTAAAACAACCGGATAGAGCGTTTCGGGTATCCAATCCTAACTGGACCGCTTAAGAGCAAGGAGTGAGTTGAATGGTGACTTTTTCTGTACCGAAGATGAAATGCGGTGGTTGCGCCGATAGTGTCACTGGCGCTCTACGTAAGCTTGACGAAAAGGCCACTGTTAAGATCGATCTCGATAAGAAAGAGGTCGAGTTTGATGGCAACGCATCGCAGGATGAAGCGCTTCATGCCTTGTCTGCTGCGGGTTATCCCGCGACGATTGCGCAATAATGTGATCGCTATTCTGCGCGTTGTGATGGCGCGCCGCTTGCAAGATATCGATCCAAAGCATAATTGCCGGGCTGAAACGCCCGGCATTTTTGTGGGCTGTTTCATAAGATTGCAGATCGCAGTGACAAAGTGCGGCGCTTACATCTGCAAATCTTGTGTTTGGCAAATTTTGTGTCTGATTGACTGGGAGACCGATTTTTGCCACACCAGCGGCAAATCTCGTTTATGGTGCTCCATAACGATAGTGAACCGCGATTGTCACGGATTTGCCGTATGGTCCCGGCTCTGTTCGAAATGGGTGCCAAAAGGCATAATCATCGCGTGATCGCGATAAAGAAGGATGTAGGGCATGGCTATGGCAGCCGATTTCCAGGATCTTCGCACGAAGATGGTCGATAACCAGATCCGTACCACGGATGTAACGGACCTCAGGGTCATCGACGCTTTTCTGACTGTTCCACGCGAAGCTTTTGTTCCGGCAAACCGTCAGGTGCTTGCTTATATCGACGAGGATCAGCTTCTTGAAAGCGAAGGCACTGCGCCACGTTATCTCATGGAACCGTCACCTTTTGCGAAGCTCGTGCAGCTTGCGAAAGTTAACAAGGACGACGTCGTTCTCGATGTCGGTTGCGGCACTGGTTATTCGTCTGCAATCTTTTCTGAGTTGGCTGGATCGGTCATTGGCCTTGAAAGTGATTCCGCACTGGCGGCCGTTGCGACGGCTCGTTTGCAGGAACTTGGCCATGACAATGTTGTGATCGTTTCAGGCGATTTGAATGCAGGCTATCCATCGGAAGCGCCTTACGATGTGATTTTCATCGAGGGTGCAGTTGATTTTGTGCCGGAAGTACTTTTCAATCAGCTTAAAGAAGGCGGCCGTCTGGTTGTCGTCGAAGGGCGTGGAAATGCCGGAATTGCGCGACTTTACGTGAAAGAAAACGGTGTTGCTTCGGGACGCAGCGTTTTCAATACAGCAGTTCGTCCGCTTCCTGGTTTTGAGCGTATTGAGCAGTTCGAGTTTTAATCCAGCGCGTGGGGCAATTCTGCAACGATGCGGAAATTGTTTGTGAAAGCACTGGCGGGAAAGATGGAAATAGCGGAATTTACACGTTATTAAGTCTTCCCGAACCGATCGGTTCGATTATAGATTCGTTTGTTCTGATATGAGGTATACGGTGTTCAAAGCGTGCAAAGGACTTATGGCGGCGGCAATACTCCTGTCTGGCACCGTTTTATCGGGACAGGCCGCTTTGTCAGAGACGCTGAATGGCGCTCTCATGAAAGCCTATAAGAACAACGCGACCCTGAACTCTTCCAGAGCAGGCGTGCGTATCGAGGACGAGAATGTCGCGATTGCGAAATCCGGCTACCGTCCGCAGGTGACAGGTTCGTATAATATCGGTCGCGGAAAGACGCCGACAGCCGGAACGCGCACGACAGGTACCTACGGTATTGAGTTGAACCAGATGCTGTTCGATGGTTTTCAGACCAAGAACAACGTTGCCGCAGCTGAAACCAGTGTGTTTGCGCAGCGCGAAAATCTCCGCAACGACGAACAGAATACACTTCTGGAAGCCGTTCAGGCTTATATGAGTGTGTATCAGCTTCGTCAGATCGCAGCGCTTCGCGAAAAGAATCTCGCTGCTATGAACGAGCAGGTCCGTGCTTCGCGTGCGCGCCTAGATGTTGGTGAAGGCACACGTACCGATGTTGCTCAGTCAGAATCGCAGCGCTCGACCGCCATCGCGGAGCTCAATTCTGCCCGCGCAGACGTGAAGACAGCCGAAGCGACTTATGTTCAGGTTGTTGGTTCGCAGCCCGACCGTCTTGCTGCAGCACCTGCTGCCAAGAACCTTCCGCGCACGCCAGATTCTGCCTATGCAAATGCTGTTACTGTGCATCCGGGCATTCTGGCTACCCAGTATGCAGTTAACGCGCAGGGCTACAACGTCAAGGCCAAGGAAGGTGCTTTGCTGCCGACTGTTGGTTTGACTGCAAGTGCAAGCCACCTCGACACCTATGCTGGCACCAATGCTGGTGATGGCAACTCCGCATCGGTTGGCGTCGGTGTAAGCATTCCGATCTATACCGGCGGCCGTACTTCAGCGCAGATACGTCAGGCTAAGGAACAACTCGGCCAGGCACGTATCGAAGTTGATATCATTCAAGACAGGGTTCGTCAGGCGATCAGCTCTGCCTGGTCTCAACTCGAAGCAGCTCGTGCATCCGTCAAGGCAAACCGCGATGGCATCGCGGCAGCTCAGCTGGCTCTTGATGGCGTTATTGAAGAACGCAAGGTCGGACAGCGCACCACACTCGACGTGTTGAATGCACAGAATGAACTGGTGAAGGTTCAAATCGCGCTTGTTCAGGCTGAGCATGACTCGATTGTTGCAAGCTATGCGCTTCTGAATGCAAGCGGTCGTATGACGGCACAGGACATGCAGTTGCAGGTCGCTCAGTATAAGCCTGAAGAGCACTACAATGCTGTAAAGGACAAGTGGTTCGGCCTACGTACACCAGATGGCCGGTAAACCTTAAAAATATGAGTTACTGAAACGGCGCCGTTGGCGCCGTTTTTGTTTGATTCGTCGTGGGAACTGCAATTCTTAACAAAATGATAAAGCTGTGGGTTCGGATTGCATGTGTCTGTGGAGGGATTCTCAAAACGACCAAGGTCCGGTACCCTTAATCCAATGATTCTCTGCCTGTGTGAGTAATTGGCAATAAGGGAAAGACGGACAGCAATGGCACAAACATCCAGCGCAGCACGCGAACCGTCAATGGAAGAGATTCTCGCTTCCATTCGCCGGATTATCGAAGATAGCGATGTTTCGCGTCATCCGATGCCTGCCGCGTCCGCTTTTCCGTCGCGGGGAGAAGTCGCCAAGTTTCGTAAGCCTGTTACTGCTCAGGAATCTCAGCCTGAAGCAGCAGATAAACCAGCTCTCAAGAGCGATGCGTTCTTAGATGACACCGTTTTGCGTGGTCCACTTTCAGAAACCCCGTCTGCAGTAACCATTGCAGATGAAATTCCTGATGCGGATGAGGAAGAAGACGATTTCGTTCTCGACGCACAAAATGATGATCATCGCGGCGAAGTTGTTGAACCAGTAGCCGAAGTTGACACTGCTCCGTCTTTGGAAGCCAAGATTGCCGTTGAGCTTGACACTGCACAACCTGATGAGACTTCGGAGCCGGAAGTTGAAGCGACGCCTGTTGCTGAAGCTCAACCCGCTGACTTGAAAGCGCAGGGCTCAGCACATATTTTGTCAGAGGGCACCGAACGGAAAGTGGCTGCTGCATTTCAGGATCTGAACCACGCTGTTCACTCGGAACCGCGTCGTTCTTTCGATGAAATCGCTTCTGACCTTTTGCGCCCGATGCTGCAGAGCTGGCTTGATGATAATCTGCCGCCTCTTGTTGAACGACTCGTTCGCGAAGAAATCGAACGTGTGGTGCGAGGCGAACGCTAAGTATCTAAAGCATTTCCAGCAAAAGTGCGAAGCGGTTTTGCGTAGGATAATGCTAATGATAATTGGTAAATCGGTTCCAGTGATTCAATCCTGACTGGAGCTGGTTTAACGCCAGATTGGACTTCTTGACCCGTCTGTCTCACAGGCGGGTTTTCACTTTTAGGATGATTTGTCGGCTGTTAGTTGCTATTGAGCCGTCAATCAATTCATTCCGCATAAAGACCGGACAATTCCATGCTTGAGAAGACTTATGACGCCGCGGCTGTAGAGCCGAAAATCGCTGAACGCTGGGAAGAAGCCGGCGCGTTCAAGGCGGGTGCAGGCTCAAAGCCTGGCGCTGATCCCTTTGCTGTTGTCATTCCTCCACCGAATGTGACTGGTTCGCTGCACATGGGCCACGCGCTTAACAATACGATTCAGGACATCATGGTCCGTTTCGAGCGCATGCGCGGCAAGAATGTTCTCTGGCAACCGGGTTTGGACCATGCGGGCATTGCCACGCAGATGGTTGTTGAGCGTCAGCTTGCTGAACGCCAGGAGCCAACGCGTCATATCATGGGCCGCGAGAAGTTTATTGAGCGCATCTGGCAATGGAAGTCTGAATCAGGCGGGATGATCTCCAATCAGCTCCGTCGTCTCGGCGCATCATGCGATTGGTCACGTGAACGTTTCACCATGGACGAAGGTCTGTCGCGGGCCGTTCTCGAAGTCTTCGTCTCGCTTTACAAGCAGGGACTGATGTACCGCGACAAGCGTCTCGTGAACTGGGACCCGAAGCTTCTCACCGCGATTTCCGACATTGAAGTCGAATCACGTGAGATTAAGGGCAATCTCTGGCATCTGCGCTATCCGCTGGAAAACATTCCGTTCGATCCAGAAAACCCGCATACCTTCATCGTTGTTGCAACGACACGTCCTGAAACCATGCTTGGTGATACGGGTGTTGCTGTTAACCCGAAGGACGAGCGCTATCACGCGTCGGTCGGCAACAACATCGTTCTTCCGCTCGTTGGACGCCGCATACCGATTGTCGCGGACGATTATGCTGACCCGGAAGCCGGTTCCGGTGCTGTGAAGATCACACCTGCGCACGACTTCAACGACTTTGAAGTTGGCAAGCGCAACGATCTTCGTGCAATCAATATTCTGACGCCGTCGGCAGCGATTACGCTCAAGGACAATGTTGATTTCCTCGAAGGTCTGGAACTGACACCTGATCTGATAGCGCTTATCAAAGAGTTCGAAGGTCTGGATCGTTTTGCTGCACGCAAGCGCCTCGTCGAAATGCTTGACGAGCAGGGTTATCTGGAAAAGATCGAGGATCACACCCACGCTGTCCCGCACGGCGATCGCGGTGGTGTGCCAATCGAGCCATATCTGACTGACCAGTGGTATGTGAACGCAGCCGAACTCGCAAAGCCAGCCATGGCTGCGGTTCGTGATGGACGCACACAGATCGTGCCGAAGAATTGGGAAAAGACCTACTTCGACTGGATGGAAAACATTCAGCCATGGTGTGTTTCCCGTCAGCTGTGGTGGGGACATCAGATCCCTGCATGGTACGGCCCGGATGGTCATTGTTTCGTTGAAAAAAGCGAAGAGGAAGCGAAAGCTGCCGCACACGCTCACTACGGCGAAGAGGTCGCTCTGGAACGTGACACCGATGTTCTGGATACGTGGTTCTCATCGGGCCTGTGGCCGTTCTCAACGCTGGGCTGGCCGGACAAGACGCCGGAACTTGGCATCTATTATCCGACGAGTGTTCTGGTAACGGGTTTCGACATTCTGTTCTTCTGGGTTGCCCGCATGATGATGATGGGTATGCATTTCATGGAAGAAATTCCGTTCCATACGGTTTATCTCCATGCACTCGTGCGCGACAAGCACGGCGCGAAGATGTCGAAATCCAAAGGCAATGTCATCGATCCGCTTGAGCTGATGGACGAGTATGGCGCGGATGCTCTGCGCTTCACGCTTGCCATCATGGCCGCACAGGGCCGCGATGTTAAGCTCGACCCGGCGCGTATTGCTGGCTATCGCAATTTCGGTACGAAGCTTTGGAATGCGACACGTTTTGCTCAGATGAACGGCGTGAAGCTTGATCCAAACTTCAAGCCTGATGATGCAAAGCTTGCTGTCAATCGCTGGATTCTGACGGAACTGACCAAGGCGGCGCGCGCTGTCACGGAAGGCATTGCGAACTATCGCTTCAATGAAGCGGCAAGCGCGGCATATCGTTTTGTCTGGAACCAGTTCTGCGATTGGTATCTGGAACTGCTCAAGCCAATCTTCATGGGCGACGATGAGCTTGCTAAGGCTGAAGCGCAGGCAACCGCTGCTTACTGCCTGGATGAGATCTACAAGATCCTGCACCCGTTCATGCCATTCATGACCGAAGAGCTCTGGACCTTGACCGCAGGTGAAGGTGCAAAGCGCGATACGGTTCTCGCTTTGGCGCAATGGCCTGAATTGTCATTTGAAGATGAAGAATCAGCTGCTGACATCAACTGGCTGGTTGATCTTGTCATGGGCATTCGCTCTGTTCGTGCGGAGATGAACGTGCCTGCTGGTGCTGTGGCTCCGATCGTGGTGCTTGAGGCAAATGCTGCAACTATCGACCGCTTTGCGCGTCATGATGCTGCAATCAAGCGTCTGGCACGTGTGGAATCAGTTTCCTTTGAAGAGGAAGCGCCAAAGGGTTCAGCGCAGCTGGTGCACGGCGAAGCTACCATTTGCCTGCCTTTGGGCAGCCTGATTGACCTGAAGGCCGAAGCCGCCCGTATGGCCAAGGAAGCAGGCAAGATCGCTGCTGAGATGGAGAAGATCGAAAAGAAGCTCTCGAACGAAAAGTTCGTAGCGAACGCAAAGGAAGAGGTCGTTCAGGCGGAACGTGAGCGTTTGGCAGAACTCAAAGATGCGGCGGCACGCGTGGCGACCGCAGAAGCGCGTATCCGCGAAGCAGGCTGATTTCGTCCGTTCAGATCTGCCTCATTTCGAATCATTAGCCCGGCAGCTTCTAGTTGCCGGGCTTTTGCTTTCAAAGAGGCTGTAATTTTAGCCTTTCAAGGCGTTCTAAAGTTCATCGAACCGCCGTTTCGATTGTTTTTCAGCTCTGTTGCGCTTTAGCAACAAGGCTCTAATTGGGCTAAAAAATGGCAAAATTTGGCGGTTTTGGGTGCTAATAGCCCTGCAAAAATCAGAAGAATTAGCAATTAGCGCGCTTATTTTAAGCTTTTCGTCAAAACAAATCTTCGCTACTCGCGGACCTCCCAATTTATGCATCTTGCAGGCTGAATCCTTCCTGATTTACGTTTGCGTCAAAGTAAATTGCTGAAGTTCATTGCATTCTGTTTGGGAGGACATTTTATGAAGCTGCAGCGCATGAAAGCTGTCGGGATCGCAGTCGGCCTGTTGGGGAGTGCCGTTACTGCACATGCGGGCGGTCTGGAGCGGAGTTCGCAGGATTTTGATATCCTGTTCGAGCAGGGCACCGTGATCGATACAACGGGCACCTACGTTTCACCACAGCGTAAGCTGAAAAATATCCGCGGCCCGATTGGCACTGCGACAGGTGGCATCAATCCGCTGAACGGTCGTCCTTATTCCAATGATGTGGACGAAGCAAAAAGCTATTGGGTACCGAAGTTCTCAGCCAAGGTTGATCTTACGGACGATCTGGCTTGTGCGGCACAGTATCGTCAGCCATGGGGCATTCACACGGATGTCGGCACTGATAACATTCGCATGTTCACTGCTATCGAACAGAAGATTTCATCCAATGATTATGGCTTGAACTGTTCTTATCGTTTCAACGCGGGTGAAAAAGGTTACTTCCGTCTTCTCGGTGGCGTCAGCTATCAGGAGCTGAAGGGTGAACAGACCCGTATGATTCCTCCGGGCTCAGCTTTCGGCGGTTCGTTCCGTGTCGCTTCGCTTGACGTTGAAGACAAGGCATTTGGCTGGCGTATCGGTGCTGCCTATGAACTCCCAGAATATGCGATCCGCGCAACGGTCGTCTATCAGTCTGAAGTCAAATACAATCTTGAAGGCACCATTGATAATCTGGCTCTGAGCCCAATCACTGGCCGCGCACTTCCGATTAGCGTTGCTGGCGATGTTGCCACACCGCAGTCGGTCGAATTCAAGTTCCAAACAGGTATTGCTCCGGATTGGCTCGCTTTCGGTTCGGTCAAGTGGACTGATTGGTCGAGCGTTGAAATGGTTGCATTCAACTCTTCTTCCAATCTACAGCTTGCTCCCGGTGCGATCGTTCCTAAGGGAACGAATATCACCAACCTGAACCTTTATTATCAGGATGGCTGGACTGTCAGCGGTGGCGTTGGACACAAGTTCAACGATCAGTGGTCTGCTGCAGCAACTGTCACTTGGGACCGCGGAACGACAACAGGCTTGACGTCTCAAACCGACATCTGGCTATTCGGCCTGGGCACGAACTATAAGGCAACCCAAAACTTTGAAGTTCGTCTTGCAGGTGCTGCGGGCTGGCTGACATCTGGTGAGATGGACGACACTGTAATCAACGGTAAGCCAAACCCAACCGGCTCCAAAGGTGAATTCGGAAACGACTTCGTTGGCGCTTTGTCGCTGACAGCTAAGGTCAAGTTCTGATCTTTTAAGAGAAGTAACAAAAAGCCCGGCTCTAAGCCGGGCTTTTTCATTTAAGAGCAAAGATTTTACTGTTCAAGGCGAGCAAGCAGGGAAGACGTATCCCAGCGGCCACCGCCTATCTTCTGCACTTCCTTGTAGAACTGATCGACCAGTGCGGTTACAGGCAGTAGCGCGCCATTGCGGTCAGCTTCCTCAAGACAGATACCGAGATCCTTGCGCATCCAGTCGACAGCAAAACCAAACTCATAATTGCCTTCATTCATCGTGCTGTGCCGGTTCTCCATCTGCCAGGAACCTGCAGCACCCTTGGAGATAACGCCAATCAGCTTCTCGATATCCAGACCAGCTTTCTTGCCGAAGTGGATGCCTTCGGCGAGGCCCTGAACCAGGCCCGCAATGCAAATCTGGTTGACCATCTTGGCGAGCTGGCCCGATCCAACGGGGCCCATCAGCCCGACCGAACGCGCATAGGCTTCGATAACAGGTTTGGCCGTTTCAAACACCGCTTCCGACGCGCCGACCATCACGGTCAGAACACCGTTTTCTGCGCCAGCCTGGCCACCAGACACAGGCGCATCAATGAAATGAAAGCCACGCTGCTGCGCTTCGCCGTCGAGTTCACGTGCGACTTCTGCGGATGCCGTGGTGTTGTCGATGAAAACAGCATCCTTTTTCATTGTCGAAAAAGCGCCATCTGAACCAGTCGTCACTTCACGCAAATCGTTGTCATTGCCAACGCAGCAAAAAACGAAATCCGCATCGCGCGCGGCTTCAGCAGGAGTGGCTGCATGTTTTCCGCCGAACTGTTCAGCCCATTTGGCAGCCTTTGCACTGGTGCGATTATAGACCGTAACGTCATAGCCGCCTTTGGTTTTCAAATGGCCGGCCATCGGATAGCCCATTACGCCGAGGCCGAGGAAGGCCACTTTTATTGCTGTCATTCTTTGTCCCTCCAGAGAGAAATTGGTGGATCAGGTGAGTGGCGTCATGACCGCCTTGCGATAGGCGGGACGCTGCGTGAGACGGTTATACCAGTCTTCAAGATGAGGGGTTGATGGGCGCTCTATAGGAAACTTGAACCATGCGTAGGCATAACAACCCAACGGAATGTCACCAACGCCGAAATCGTCGCCTGATAACCATGGCTGGTTGGCAAGTGCTTGATCGGCAATTTTGAGCGATCGCGTCATGCCTTCAATCCCGCGCTGTACTACTGCCTCGTCGCGCTTATCTTCGGGAAGCCGGATCAAATTGGTGATCACATCGCGAAAGTTGGCATAGAGCGTGGAGGGAGCCCAATCCATCCATTTTTCTGCTTGAGCACGTTCTGCAGGGGTTTCAATCCAAAGGCCGCTCTTTGCATGCGTTGCGGCGAGATAACGAACGATTACATTCGATTCCCAAAGTGTGGTGTCACCATCTTCAAGAAGCGGGATGAGGCCATTGGGGTTCCGAGCAAGAAAACTTTCATCCTGCAGGCCGCCAAACTGTCCACCCACATCGATCTGCTCATATTTGAGCCCGAGTTCTTCAGCTATCCAAAGCACCTTTTTTACATTGGTGGAATTGGTTCGACCCCAGATTTTCAACATGATTGAGCCTATCGATTTGCGATTAAAAAGCGCGAGATGCGCTTCAGAGAGGTATGCATTTAAAGCAGATCGCCCCCGGTAGCTGCAAGGCTAACGGGGGCGATAAATTTTCTTTTATTCGTCAGTTCAGCGGATCAAATGCCTTGTCAATCGCCGTTCAAGGAAGTCCCAGACGTGTCGCAGACATTCGACAATCAGCAAGTAGATAACCGCTGCCCAGATGTAGGTCTGGAAATCGAACGTCCTTGAATAGGCACGGCGGGTTTCCCCCATGAGATCAAGCACGGTGATGATTGCGACGATAGCCGATCCTTTGATCATCAGAATGATTTCGTTGCCATACGGACGCAAAGCCACGATCAAGGCCTGAGGCAGGATTACTTTCCAGAACGTCACACGCTTGGAGATACCAAGAGCCGCCGCACCTTCCCATTGCCCAGCAGCAACGCTCTGAATAGCGCCACGCAGGATTTCTGCCTGATATGCCGCTGTGTTGAGCGAGAAGGCCAGAATTGCGCAGTTCCATGCATCGCGGAAGAAAACCCAAAGACCAACACTTTCAAGGAACGGACGAAACGTTCCGAAGCCGTAATAGATCAGGAAGGTCTGAGCGAGCAGTGGTGTGCCACGGAAGAAATAAACATAGCCAAAAGCGATGCCACGCAGCCAACGGTTCTTTGACATGCGAGCCGCCGTGATCGGCAGAGACAGGAGCGCGCCAATAACAATCGAAATCGCCACGAGCCGCAACGTAACCAGCAGACCAGACCAGTAGCGCGGTGCGTAGGTTTCAAACAGATCAATACGCCACACATTATAGAGGTATAGCGCAAGTCCGATTAAGAGCAGGCCCCAGAATACCACGATGATATGCCCGGCAATTCGAGCGCCCGTCCAACTTCTGACAACTGGCGGTGGGGCTAATACCGTTGCTGCGCCATGTGATGTACCTTCACTCATAATCATGCACCCCGCGACGCGCTATTGCCCGCATCGGCCCATCGAGCGATGCGGTTGATGAAATATGAGGAGATGATCGCAAGCGCGAGATAGAGCAAGCAGGCGACGCCGAAGAACAGGAATGGCTCTTTCGTGACGCGCGCGGCAATC
This sequence is a window from Ochrobactrum quorumnocens. Protein-coding genes within it:
- a CDS encoding heavy-metal-associated domain-containing protein, with the translated sequence MVTFSVPKMKCGGCADSVTGALRKLDEKATVKIDLDKKEVEFDGNASQDEALHALSAAGYPATIAQ
- a CDS encoding protein-L-isoaspartate O-methyltransferase family protein yields the protein MAADFQDLRTKMVDNQIRTTDVTDLRVIDAFLTVPREAFVPANRQVLAYIDEDQLLESEGTAPRYLMEPSPFAKLVQLAKVNKDDVVLDVGCGTGYSSAIFSELAGSVIGLESDSALAAVATARLQELGHDNVVIVSGDLNAGYPSEAPYDVIFIEGAVDFVPEVLFNQLKEGGRLVVVEGRGNAGIARLYVKENGVASGRSVFNTAVRPLPGFERIEQFEF
- a CDS encoding TolC family outer membrane protein, producing the protein MRYTVFKACKGLMAAAILLSGTVLSGQAALSETLNGALMKAYKNNATLNSSRAGVRIEDENVAIAKSGYRPQVTGSYNIGRGKTPTAGTRTTGTYGIELNQMLFDGFQTKNNVAAAETSVFAQRENLRNDEQNTLLEAVQAYMSVYQLRQIAALREKNLAAMNEQVRASRARLDVGEGTRTDVAQSESQRSTAIAELNSARADVKTAEATYVQVVGSQPDRLAAAPAAKNLPRTPDSAYANAVTVHPGILATQYAVNAQGYNVKAKEGALLPTVGLTASASHLDTYAGTNAGDGNSASVGVGVSIPIYTGGRTSAQIRQAKEQLGQARIEVDIIQDRVRQAISSAWSQLEAARASVKANRDGIAAAQLALDGVIEERKVGQRTTLDVLNAQNELVKVQIALVQAEHDSIVASYALLNASGRMTAQDMQLQVAQYKPEEHYNAVKDKWFGLRTPDGR
- a CDS encoding PopZ family protein, which translates into the protein MAQTSSAAREPSMEEILASIRRIIEDSDVSRHPMPAASAFPSRGEVAKFRKPVTAQESQPEAADKPALKSDAFLDDTVLRGPLSETPSAVTIADEIPDADEEEDDFVLDAQNDDHRGEVVEPVAEVDTAPSLEAKIAVELDTAQPDETSEPEVEATPVAEAQPADLKAQGSAHILSEGTERKVAAAFQDLNHAVHSEPRRSFDEIASDLLRPMLQSWLDDNLPPLVERLVREEIERVVRGER
- a CDS encoding valine--tRNA ligase is translated as MLEKTYDAAAVEPKIAERWEEAGAFKAGAGSKPGADPFAVVIPPPNVTGSLHMGHALNNTIQDIMVRFERMRGKNVLWQPGLDHAGIATQMVVERQLAERQEPTRHIMGREKFIERIWQWKSESGGMISNQLRRLGASCDWSRERFTMDEGLSRAVLEVFVSLYKQGLMYRDKRLVNWDPKLLTAISDIEVESREIKGNLWHLRYPLENIPFDPENPHTFIVVATTRPETMLGDTGVAVNPKDERYHASVGNNIVLPLVGRRIPIVADDYADPEAGSGAVKITPAHDFNDFEVGKRNDLRAINILTPSAAITLKDNVDFLEGLELTPDLIALIKEFEGLDRFAARKRLVEMLDEQGYLEKIEDHTHAVPHGDRGGVPIEPYLTDQWYVNAAELAKPAMAAVRDGRTQIVPKNWEKTYFDWMENIQPWCVSRQLWWGHQIPAWYGPDGHCFVEKSEEEAKAAAHAHYGEEVALERDTDVLDTWFSSGLWPFSTLGWPDKTPELGIYYPTSVLVTGFDILFFWVARMMMMGMHFMEEIPFHTVYLHALVRDKHGAKMSKSKGNVIDPLELMDEYGADALRFTLAIMAAQGRDVKLDPARIAGYRNFGTKLWNATRFAQMNGVKLDPNFKPDDAKLAVNRWILTELTKAARAVTEGIANYRFNEAASAAYRFVWNQFCDWYLELLKPIFMGDDELAKAEAQATAAYCLDEIYKILHPFMPFMTEELWTLTAGEGAKRDTVLALAQWPELSFEDEESAADINWLVDLVMGIRSVRAEMNVPAGAVAPIVVLEANAATIDRFARHDAAIKRLARVESVSFEEEAPKGSAQLVHGEATICLPLGSLIDLKAEAARMAKEAGKIAAEMEKIEKKLSNEKFVANAKEEVVQAERERLAELKDAAARVATAEARIREAG
- a CDS encoding OmpP1/FadL family transporter, with protein sequence MDEAKSYWVPKFSAKVDLTDDLACAAQYRQPWGIHTDVGTDNIRMFTAIEQKISSNDYGLNCSYRFNAGEKGYFRLLGGVSYQELKGEQTRMIPPGSAFGGSFRVASLDVEDKAFGWRIGAAYELPEYAIRATVVYQSEVKYNLEGTIDNLALSPITGRALPISVAGDVATPQSVEFKFQTGIAPDWLAFGSVKWTDWSSVEMVAFNSSSNLQLAPGAIVPKGTNITNLNLYYQDGWTVSGGVGHKFNDQWSAAATVTWDRGTTTGLTSQTDIWLFGLGTNYKATQNFEVRLAGAAGWLTSGEMDDTVINGKPNPTGSKGEFGNDFVGALSLTAKVKF
- a CDS encoding NAD(P)-dependent oxidoreductase; translated protein: MTAIKVAFLGLGVMGYPMAGHLKTKGGYDVTVYNRTSAKAAKWAEQFGGKHAATPAEAARDADFVFCCVGNDNDLREVTTGSDGAFSTMKKDAVFIDNTTASAEVARELDGEAQQRGFHFIDAPVSGGQAGAENGVLTVMVGASEAVFETAKPVIEAYARSVGLMGPVGSGQLAKMVNQICIAGLVQGLAEGIHFGKKAGLDIEKLIGVISKGAAGSWQMENRHSTMNEGNYEFGFAVDWMRKDLGICLEEADRNGALLPVTALVDQFYKEVQKIGGGRWDTSSLLARLEQ
- a CDS encoding glutathione S-transferase family protein; translated protein: MLKIWGRTNSTNVKKVLWIAEELGLKYEQIDVGGQFGGLQDESFLARNPNGLIPLLEDGDTTLWESNVIVRYLAATHAKSGLWIETPAERAQAEKWMDWAPSTLYANFRDVITNLIRLPEDKRDEAVVQRGIEGMTRSLKIADQALANQPWLSGDDFGVGDIPLGCYAYAWFKFPIERPSTPHLEDWYNRLTQRPAYRKAVMTPLT
- a CDS encoding ABC transporter permease, with translation MSEGTSHGAATVLAPPPVVRSWTGARIAGHIIVVFWGLLLIGLALYLYNVWRIDLFETYAPRYWSGLLVTLRLVAISIVIGALLSLPITAARMSKNRWLRGIAFGYVYFFRGTPLLAQTFLIYYGFGTFRPFLESVGLWVFFRDAWNCAILAFSLNTAAYQAEILRGAIQSVAAGQWEGAAALGISKRVTFWKVILPQALIVALRPYGNEIILMIKGSAIVAIITVLDLMGETRRAYSRTFDFQTYIWAAVIYLLIVECLRHVWDFLERRLTRHLIR